From Gimesia panareensis, the proteins below share one genomic window:
- a CDS encoding ABC transporter permease subunit, which produces MFNNPIFIREALTSPRQIRHYLIRSGYVAAVFILIFTAGQTILGTQQIQTTTIGEFARLGNLIFQMISFLQLLLVMFFTLLFSAGSIAQEKDRGTLILLLMTELKDRELVSGKTQSSLLIVYVLLAASVPVCIFLHLLGGVELAQILWMELICLITVFATGSWAALVAFWREKTFQTLAISVLGMVVFLGVVELLVGLLGPSSALRPWIAGLDPFRALYEILNPLSLNTGLEPISVSAWPSLISLTVLGVALRVFTVFRLRVWNPSRSVYKATPKAENETEKEAVIVKEKSRSIWANPVIWREIMTKAYGRKVFVIKLAYFLLAGFLLWSATSSEAAVEGVLYLGVIPPQGLAFAGIAWLSLVLANTQAVTSITSEKDSKTLELLLVTDISAKEFVLGKLGGIFYNSKELILVPVLILCYLVSQGAFSTEGFLCALIGFLALMIFSIVLGLHMGLTYDNSRSAIGGSLGTMFFLFIGIGIFMILLVQARSSFALQLQSFLVFIVVGSAALHSALTHRNPSRALAISAWLLPFLTFYAITSFLLGGTLGVLVTILFAYGLPVLSMYIPAVSEFDVALGKTTYDKG; this is translated from the coding sequence TTGTTTAACAATCCAATTTTCATTCGGGAAGCACTGACGTCACCCCGACAGATTCGGCATTACCTGATTCGTTCCGGTTACGTGGCAGCGGTATTCATTCTGATTTTTACCGCCGGCCAGACTATCCTGGGGACGCAGCAGATTCAGACCACGACGATTGGTGAATTTGCCCGGCTGGGAAATCTGATTTTTCAGATGATCTCCTTTCTGCAACTGCTGCTGGTGATGTTCTTTACGCTCCTGTTTTCTGCGGGAAGCATTGCCCAGGAAAAAGACCGGGGCACGCTGATTCTGCTGCTGATGACCGAACTGAAAGACCGGGAGCTGGTGAGCGGAAAGACGCAGTCCAGCCTGTTGATTGTCTATGTTCTGCTGGCCGCATCGGTTCCCGTCTGTATCTTCTTGCATCTGCTCGGAGGAGTGGAACTCGCGCAGATTCTCTGGATGGAGCTGATCTGCCTGATCACGGTCTTTGCGACAGGTAGCTGGGCGGCGCTGGTGGCATTCTGGCGCGAGAAAACATTCCAGACGCTGGCGATCAGCGTGCTGGGGATGGTCGTCTTTCTGGGGGTGGTGGAACTGCTGGTCGGTCTTTTAGGACCCTCGTCAGCCCTCAGGCCCTGGATTGCCGGGCTGGACCCGTTCCGGGCGTTGTATGAAATTCTGAACCCGCTTTCATTGAATACCGGGCTGGAACCAATTTCGGTCAGTGCCTGGCCTTCTCTGATCAGTCTGACCGTACTGGGTGTGGCACTTCGAGTCTTTACCGTCTTCCGGCTACGGGTCTGGAATCCGTCCCGGTCGGTTTATAAAGCGACCCCCAAGGCTGAGAATGAGACCGAAAAAGAGGCAGTAATTGTCAAGGAAAAGTCACGTTCGATCTGGGCGAACCCGGTGATCTGGCGTGAGATCATGACCAAGGCCTATGGTCGCAAGGTATTTGTGATCAAACTGGCCTATTTTCTGCTGGCAGGTTTTCTGCTCTGGTCGGCGACCAGTTCAGAAGCAGCCGTCGAAGGCGTGTTGTATCTGGGGGTGATTCCACCCCAGGGACTGGCGTTTGCCGGGATCGCCTGGCTGAGCCTGGTGCTGGCCAATACGCAGGCGGTGACTTCGATTACATCGGAAAAGGACAGTAAAACGCTGGAGTTGCTGCTGGTGACCGACATTTCCGCGAAAGAATTCGTACTCGGTAAACTGGGCGGCATTTTCTACAACAGCAAGGAACTGATCCTGGTTCCGGTACTGATTCTGTGTTACCTGGTGTCCCAGGGCGCCTTTTCTACAGAAGGTTTCCTGTGTGCCTTGATCGGCTTTCTGGCTCTGATGATTTTCTCGATTGTGCTCGGCCTGCATATGGGGCTGACATACGATAACAGCCGCTCTGCCATCGGCGGGAGCCTGGGTACGATGTTCTTCCTGTTTATCGGGATTGGGATCTTCATGATCCTGCTGGTACAGGCCCGTTCATCGTTTGCCCTGCAGCTGCAGAGCTTCCTGGTGTTCATTGTCGTGGGAAGTGCGGCCCTGCATTCGGCTTTGACGCATCGCAACCCGTCACGGGCCCTGGCGATTTCCGCCTGGTTACTCCCCTTTTTAACCTTTTATGCCATTACCTCGTTTTTACTGGGAGGCACGTTGGGTGTGCTGGTGACGATTCTGTTTGCCTATGGACTGCCCGTCCTCTCCATGTATATCCCGGCAGTATCTGAGTTCGATGTTGCCCTGGGTAAGACCACCTACGATAAAGGATAG